Proteins co-encoded in one Thermodesulfovibrionales bacterium genomic window:
- the pal gene encoding peptidoglycan-associated lipoprotein Pal: MKRILFLAVILALVAFGCAEKKAVKPTETQPTGTEQMGKEGESKEKITEQQMAKVESKEVPSKTEEVSGMFPDIHFDYDKYDIREDGKSVLKSVADYIIKNQTTKVLIEGHCDERGTSEYNIGLGDKRAKAAKDYLLSLGVPSSRISTISYGKEKPHCAEHAEECWAKNRRDQFVILKEKK, translated from the coding sequence ATGAAGAGAATTCTTTTCCTGGCTGTCATTTTGGCACTGGTCGCTTTCGGTTGCGCCGAGAAGAAAGCAGTAAAACCGACGGAAACGCAGCCGACCGGGACGGAGCAGATGGGTAAGGAAGGAGAGTCGAAAGAGAAAATTACGGAACAGCAGATGGCCAAGGTCGAATCGAAAGAGGTTCCCTCGAAGACGGAAGAGGTATCCGGCATGTTTCCCGACATACATTTTGATTACGATAAGTACGACATACGGGAAGACGGAAAGTCGGTCCTCAAATCGGTAGCCGATTATATCATCAAGAACCAGACGACGAAGGTGCTCATCGAGGGCCACTGCGATGAAAGGGGGACTTCAGAATATAATATCGGCCTCGGAGACAAGAGGGCCAAGGCGGCAAAGGATTATCTCCTCTCACTCGGCGTTCCCTCTTCACGCATCTCGACGATAAGCTATGGGAAAGAGAAACCGCACTGCGCCGAACATGCGGAGGAATGCTGGGCAAAGAACAGAAGAGACCAGTTCGTCATTCTCAAGGAGAAGAAGTGA